From Terriglobales bacterium, one genomic window encodes:
- the sucB gene encoding 2-oxoglutarate dehydrogenase, E2 component, dihydrolipoamide succinyltransferase produces the protein MPTDVIMPQMGESIFEGTLTKWLKKPGDKVQRDEPLFEISTDKVDAEIPAPASGVLKEIKVAEGTTVQVNTVVGVIDAEGAAVVAALPPAPAKAEAPKAAPAPAPAAAKPAPPVPVAAAKPAAAPAAAAREVIEFPGEEGGRVRSSPLVRRIAKEHSISLAQVPGTGLGGRISKQDIMSFLEKHGAGAPAAGLPPAPTRAAAAPAMPAPSVPAAPAVIPGELVPMSAMRKKIAERMVESKRTSAHVHSVFEVDMTRIVQLREREKAAFEQRTGSRLTFTTFFCRAAVQALRQVPIVNSSVEGDNIRYHRNINLGVAVSLDWGLIVPVIKNAEEKNFLGLQRAILDLAERARAKKLAPDDVAGGTFTITNPGSYGQMFGLPIIPQPQVAIMGVGSIKKQPVVVTAEDGSDSIAIRSICHISMGYDHRIVDGAVADQFLAAVAKYLEGWNEDIG, from the coding sequence CCGATGTGATCATGCCCCAGATGGGGGAGTCGATCTTCGAAGGCACGCTGACCAAGTGGCTGAAGAAGCCCGGCGACAAGGTGCAGCGCGACGAGCCCCTGTTCGAGATCTCCACCGACAAGGTGGACGCCGAGATCCCCGCGCCCGCCTCGGGCGTGCTCAAGGAGATCAAGGTGGCGGAAGGCACCACCGTGCAGGTGAACACGGTGGTGGGCGTGATCGACGCGGAAGGCGCGGCGGTGGTGGCGGCGCTTCCCCCGGCCCCGGCCAAGGCGGAGGCGCCCAAGGCGGCGCCGGCTCCCGCACCAGCGGCGGCGAAACCGGCACCGCCAGTTCCGGTCGCCGCAGCCAAGCCAGCGGCTGCTCCCGCGGCGGCAGCGCGCGAGGTCATCGAGTTCCCCGGAGAAGAGGGCGGGCGGGTGCGCTCTTCCCCGCTGGTGCGGCGCATCGCCAAGGAACACAGCATCAGCCTGGCGCAGGTGCCGGGCACGGGCCTGGGCGGCCGCATCTCCAAGCAGGACATCATGAGCTTCCTGGAGAAGCACGGGGCGGGCGCGCCGGCGGCGGGGCTTCCTCCAGCGCCCACGCGCGCGGCCGCGGCCCCGGCGATGCCGGCTCCCTCAGTCCCGGCGGCGCCCGCGGTCATTCCCGGAGAGCTGGTGCCCATGAGCGCCATGCGCAAGAAGATCGCCGAGCGCATGGTGGAATCCAAGCGCACCAGCGCACACGTGCATTCCGTCTTCGAAGTGGACATGACCCGCATCGTGCAGTTACGCGAGCGCGAGAAGGCGGCCTTCGAGCAGCGCACCGGCTCGCGCCTGACCTTCACCACCTTCTTCTGCCGGGCGGCGGTGCAGGCGCTGCGCCAGGTGCCCATCGTCAACTCCTCGGTCGAGGGCGACAACATCCGCTACCACCGCAACATCAACCTGGGAGTGGCGGTCTCGCTGGACTGGGGGCTGATCGTGCCCGTCATCAAGAACGCCGAGGAGAAGAACTTTCTGGGCTTGCAGCGCGCGATCCTGGACCTGGCGGAGCGGGCGCGCGCCAAGAAGCTGGCCCCCGACGACGTGGCCGGCGGCACCTTCACCATCACCAACCCGGGCAGCTACGGGCAGATGTTCGGGCTGCCCATCATCCCGCAGCCGCAGGTGGCGATCATGGGCGTGGGCTCCATCAAGAAGCAGCCGGTGGTGGTGACGGCCGAAGACGGAAGCGATTCCATCGCCATCCGCTCCATCTGCCATATCTCCATGGGCTACGATCACCGCATCGTGGACGGCGCCGTGGCCGACCAGTTCCTCGCCGCCGTGGCCAAGTACCTGGAAGGCTGGAACGAGGATATCGGGTAA